AGAAGTCAAAGCAGATCACAAGGGTGAAAGTTCCGCCGCACTTGTGCCAAATCCTGAAAAATGACCGCATGAGGCGATTATTGCTTTTGTCAAATATACGACCGGAACGTATGCAAAAACTCAAAGCGGCGGGGAATTCGGGGCAGAATCCGGGGTTTGAGTACTTGCAAGAATGCTGGAGTGACGATCCGGCTTTACAGATTGTGATCAAAAAGCTTTTGGCGAAGTATCCGCAGTGGGGGGTTGCGATCGTGGATGGTATGCTGATTGAGTGGAGTGACTTTAATTGAATGGAAACTAAATGATTTGCAAACAGGCGTACATTCATTTAATTGAATTCCCACTCGCTGGGGATATTAATTGAATGGAAACCATCAACGTTCCGCATCAAAGACAACGCTTACTTTTGGGCAGTAAAGTCATATCGTTTTAGAAAACAAACTAGCCAGTCTACTCATGGATGCACAGGCAATGAATTATCTCCAGGAAACACATACTGCTGTCTGGAATGAAAAAGACCGTACAACGCGTGACGCATTGATGCAAACCATCTATGCAGACGATATAAAAATGTATGACAAGGATTTTATCCTTACCGACATTAGCGCCGTTTCTGACTTTATCGACAAGCTATTTGCGGACGATGCTAATTTCAATTTTGTGGCAACAAAACCGATGGAAAGTACGCAAAATGGGGCTCGGCTATTCTGGGATATTCGCACCGATCCCCAGCCAAATGTCTTAACCGGCATGGATTTTTTTGTCATAGAAAATGGAAAAGTAGCCCATCTGTTTGTTTTTATGGATGCTCAATAAAGGGTTGCAGCAGCTAGCATAATTCCCAGTTGCTGGGGATATTAATTGAATAGAAACTTATGTGAGAGTTCCCGCGAATGCAAACAATACTGGGTTGCGTATGTTGATAGGGTATTGATGAATTAGGAGGAGTAGTGAATCTGTACAATCGAGAAGAGTTTGGGCTTGCTTTTTAATACCAAAATACCGTTGTCTAGAGCATTACCCTGCATCATCAGTTAACTTGATGACACCTCAACGACATTTTGGGCAAAGCTCTTATAAGCATCGCCCATTTGTTTAGCTATCGAGTCAGGAAAGACGTGAAAATCCCCAGCTTTGAGAGCTTTTATTATCCCGTCTGCCACAAGTGCAGGTGGCTGTGAAACCTCACTCATTCCTGCCGCATCGCTCATATCCGTCGCAATCGGGCCAGGGTGAACACTTAGCACAATCGTGCCCTGCTCACTCAATAGTTCTCGTAATGCCTGGGTGATTGAATAGGCCGCAGCTTTTGAGGCACAGTAAGTAGCAGAGTAGCAGAGTCGGGGAAACCCTTGAGCGAAGCAACAGAATTGATTTGGGCAAAAACACCACCTCCATTGGCTTTGAGTACCGGGGCAAACGCCCCAGCCATGTAGATCAATCCATATACATTGATCTTCATCTGAAATTCGAGAGCGGCGATCGCATCCTCAGCTAAGGGAGTTCCAGCTTGAAAGACTCCTGCATTATTGATAACTATTTGCACATCTGAGGCAGTTTGAGCAGCAGCAACAATAGATTTGGGATCACCTAAATCAACCTGAATTGGTACTACTTGATCGCCATATTGTTCAACCAATGAGGAGACACTATTGATCTGACGAACAGCCGCATAGACTTTGGTGGCTCCGTGTTCAATAAACGACTCAACTATCGCCTTGCCGATGCCGCGATTTGCGCCCGTAACCAAAATGGTTTTGTCTTTGATGTCGTAGTTCATTGGGATTTCTCCTTATGGCTTTCCATAATCTGAAAAACCTTGGACAATCGGTCTAAGTTAGGGCAAAGAAATTTAGCTGCTCTTTTGAAGAAAGACTGTGGCTTCTAGCATGGTATCATCATCCATCATGCGAATCTAACAACACCAATTTTTTAGCCGTCTTTGAAGTTTGTGCTTTTTGAGGCATTGCCCGTAAGTATTAAGGAAATTTATGAGTTTCTCAAGCAAGCGATGCTCGGTAAATGTACTTCTGCTTGCAAATCCCAAGGTATTTGCACAGGACGATAAAATCTGTATTACATCAGAAACTGTACTCAATTTGTTCAATGGAGTTGCGACAGAGTTGGATAGTCTGTGTAGCCGTGTTCACTACCACCATAGAACGTCCTGACATTACCTTCGCTTAGAGGGGCATTGAGTCGTAGCCGCTCCACTAAGTCAGGGTTAGAGATGAATGGTCGTCCGAAAACTATGGCATCAGACCGCCCGCTTCTAATTGCTTCATCACCCTGTTGTCGATCAAAACCACCCACAGCCAGCAGTGTTCCTTGGTAAATGGTACGTAGCAGATCGATAGGGTTGAAGCTCGGTGCAGTTCCTCTGGCATAACCTTGGTTATACCCAACGTGCAAGTATGCCAAACCGAACGGACTAAGTGCTTTTGCAACATAAGTGTAAGTTTCAGCAGGATTGTCATCGAATGTATCGTTGACTGTGAAGCCGGGAGCGATCTTGACTCCAATCCGCTCTGCTCCCCGGACGCTACAAAGTGCATTGACCACTTCAAGCGTAAAGCGAGTTCGATTCTCCAATGTGCCACCATAGGCATCGGTGCGTTGGTTAGAGCCACTGACTTGGAACTGGTTGGGTAGGTATCCAGTTGCTGCATGAAGTTCCACACCATCAAAACCTGCTTCAATAGAGAGTTCCGCCGCTCTGCGGAACTCCTCTACAATTTCGGGTATTTCAGATAACTCTAACGGACGGGGTATCTCGAAAGGGACTTTGCCATCCCAAATGTGAACTTCTTCGGACATCACCGGGACAGCCGAAGGTGCAACTGGTCGGGCATGGTTAGGTAATAGGGAGGAGTGTGACACCCGTCCAGCATGCATTAGTTGCACAAATATCCGACCTCCAGCAGCATGAACTGCATCTGTCACTTTTCGCCAGCCTGCAACCTGCTCCTGGTTGTGTAGCCCAGGACAGGTTGTGTAACCCCGCCCCATTGGAGAAGGATGCGTTCCTTCGGTAATGATCAGTCCTGCCGAAGCTCTTTGGGTGTAGTATTCGACCATTATCGGGGTAGGTACACAGTCAGTAGTAGCTCGAAGACGGGACATGGGAGACATGATGATGCGGTTGGTCAGGTCAAGCGAACCTAATCTAACTGGAGTGAACAGTCCTGATTTTTCTGGCATTGGTATTTTCCTTTTCTAGAACCAGTGCAATAAATACCTGCGGCGGTAAACTATGCCCCATCGACAACCTCAAAATACTGCTCTACAGATAATTTCAAGATAACTGAATTCGGAACGCTGACAAACAGTTCTTAATTATTAATGGGTTCTATATCCTCGTGCGGTATTATTTTTTCTTATGCGTTGCTACAAGCCCAGGATTTGGCTAGTCCATGAAACAGATCAGTAAGCAGCCGATGGAATGCCGTAGCCCAACTTGGAAGTTGCGGCATTCCATCGTTCAATAGCAATTCTTCTTGACTTTGCTGATAATAGTTCTAGAGCTAATTATTTAAGAGGTCTGATTGTGGTCTTTGCTCAAACCAGTCCCCCAGATATAATAACAACTCGCCTCACGTTAGACGAGTATCGGGCTATGGAAGAAACAAACCCCGAACGCCATGAATACCGTAACGGAGAGATTATTACTATGTCGGGAGGGTCGGAATCTCACAGTGCGATCGCTAGCAACTTCTTAATAACTCTAGGGTTTTTGCTTAGAGACACCAATTTTCGTTTGTATAACAGCGACTTGCGAGTTTGGATTCCTGAATATCAGTGTGGGACTTATACCGATTTGATGGTTGTTAATGGCGAACCAGAGTTCAATGGCAATCGCAATGATGAAATTCTCAATCCAATGCTTATTGTTGAAGTTTTATCACCTTCTACTGAAGCTTATGATCGAGGGGACAAGTTCAGAAAATATCGCTCGATTGCCAGCTTTTGTGAATATCTGCTTGTGAGCCAAACTGAACCTTATATTGAACAGTATCATAACTTGGATCGGAACAGTAACGATCGCTGGCTATGGCAAGTTCACTCTAACCTTGAGCGGACGATTATGCTGCACAGTTTCAACGTAGAAATTCCCCTGACTGAAATCTATCGTCGGATTAATTTTTAAGGGTTGCGAAAGCTTCTAGAAATTGCGCTCACCGAGACGGGCGGAAAAGGGATATATTTTTTCCAAGTGAGCCTATTATGATGCTCATATAACATTAGAGGCAAGTGATACCTCCGGTAAGCTTCTCGAAGAAACGCTGCGCGAACGCTAACGCAGAACGAAAGAATGAGCATTAAAAGCTCGTATCGGCAAGATTATAAATATAAGGAAAGTAACAATGGAAACATTAAAGAATTATCAGTTGATACTGAAAACGGGTAAAACTACGACAGAAAAAGCTTTAGAATTATTTGACACCCTTGAACCCGTAGATTTAGGCTTTATGTATGGTCGTTGGCAAGGATCTGGACTGCATACAAACCATCCAATGGACGGTTTATTGGAAATTTCTAATTGGTATGGTAAGGAATTTATAGATTCTGAAAATGTTCATCCATTATTATTTTTAGATGGTCATGGAAAAATTTTCCAGGTTGCGCCTAACCCCACTTTAATGAACTGGGTTTTAAAATTGCCGATCCCTAAAAATAATTCTCTCAAACCATTGCTGATTTCAATTAATTCTTTACTTAAGACCGATAAAAGTCAAGCCAGACTGCGGATAATGGAGTATAGAGGAAAAGTGACTGCTACAATGATTTATGATTATTTGCCCATTAATGATTCTTTTAGAAAAGTAGATGAAAATACTGTGTTAGGAATTATGGATTATAAAAACATACCTCAACCTTTCTTTTTTATTCTCAAGCGATGCCTTTAGCTTTTTAAATCGGCTCTATTACGCTAAAGCGATAGCATTAAAGATTTAGTGGTGCAACAATTCAGTGGGGGATTCTGACCCGCCACTGAAAGATTGCTGACGGATGTATTCAGAATAGCTGAATTCTTCTTCAATATAAACTTTGTCCTTTGAATGTTATTAGTGAAATTCATTACCAAAAGAAGCACTCCCAAGAAAGCTAGAAAAAGTAAACAGCATCCAACCGAAACAAATATGTTTTTGGGTTCGCCAATCGTATCTGTCTTCTACTGTAGGGATTGTTTTAGCTTCAACAATTTCT
This window of the Nostoc sp. ATCC 53789 genome carries:
- a CDS encoding nuclear transport factor 2 family protein translates to MDAQAMNYLQETHTAVWNEKDRTTRDALMQTIYADDIKMYDKDFILTDISAVSDFIDKLFADDANFNFVATKPMESTQNGARLFWDIRTDPQPNVLTGMDFFVIENGKVAHLFVFMDAQ
- a CDS encoding alkene reductase — protein: MPEKSGLFTPVRLGSLDLTNRIIMSPMSRLRATTDCVPTPIMVEYYTQRASAGLIITEGTHPSPMGRGYTTCPGLHNQEQVAGWRKVTDAVHAAGGRIFVQLMHAGRVSHSSLLPNHARPVAPSAVPVMSEEVHIWDGKVPFEIPRPLELSEIPEIVEEFRRAAELSIEAGFDGVELHAATGYLPNQFQVSGSNQRTDAYGGTLENRTRFTLEVVNALCSVRGAERIGVKIAPGFTVNDTFDDNPAETYTYVAKALSPFGLAYLHVGYNQGYARGTAPSFNPIDLLRTIYQGTLLAVGGFDRQQGDEAIRSGRSDAIVFGRPFISNPDLVERLRLNAPLSEGNVRTFYGGSEHGYTDYPTLSQLH
- a CDS encoding Uma2 family endonuclease; amino-acid sequence: MVFAQTSPPDIITTRLTLDEYRAMEETNPERHEYRNGEIITMSGGSESHSAIASNFLITLGFLLRDTNFRLYNSDLRVWIPEYQCGTYTDLMVVNGEPEFNGNRNDEILNPMLIVEVLSPSTEAYDRGDKFRKYRSIASFCEYLLVSQTEPYIEQYHNLDRNSNDRWLWQVHSNLERTIMLHSFNVEIPLTEIYRRINF
- a CDS encoding DUF4334 domain-containing protein yields the protein METLKNYQLILKTGKTTTEKALELFDTLEPVDLGFMYGRWQGSGLHTNHPMDGLLEISNWYGKEFIDSENVHPLLFLDGHGKIFQVAPNPTLMNWVLKLPIPKNNSLKPLLISINSLLKTDKSQARLRIMEYRGKVTATMIYDYLPINDSFRKVDENTVLGIMDYKNIPQPFFFILKRCL